Below is a genomic region from Echinicola rosea.
TTTTTATCGAAATTGTTTTAAGTCGTAAAAAATCAGTACTTTTGCAGTCCGTTCAAGAGGACGGTTTTCAGTGATCATGTCGATAGCTGGAGATATCTATAACTAAAAACCTCAGCCTGACGACACTAGGGCTGTTGAAAGTCAGTGTCAATTTACTAATATGTCTAATAACGAAGATTTTAACTGGGACAAGTTCGAAACCAAAGGTTTTGGTGAAGGCTACACTTCTGCAGAGAGAGCAGAGATGGAAAAGCTGTACGACGAGACTTTGACCGAAATCAGCGAAAAGGAAGTTATCAAAGGTACTGTAGTAGGTATCAACGACAAGGATGTTATCATCAATATCGGATTCAAGTCTGATGGTCTAGTGCCAAGAACTGAGTTCCGTGACCTTCCTGACTTGAAAATCGGTGATGAAGTAGAACTTTTCATTGAAGAGCAAGAGAATTCATTGGGTCAATTGGTTCTTTCTAGAAAGAAAGCCAAGATGGTACGTGCATGGCAGGACATCGAAGATGCGCTTGAATTTGACAATGTGATCGAAGGTCTTGTAAAGAGAAGGACAAAAGGTGGTCTTATCGTGGATATCTACGGTGTTGAAGCCTTCTTGCCAGGTTCTCAGATTGACGTGAAGCCTATCAGGGACTTTGATGTCTATGTAGGTAAGAAAATGGAAGTGAAAGTGGTTAAGATCAACCACGCTAACGATAACGTAGTAGTTTCTCACAAAGTACTGATCGAAAAAGATCTGGAGAAGCAAAAAGCAGAGATCCTGAACAACCTGGAAAAAGGTCAGGTACTGGAAGGTGTGATCAAGAACATGACCAACTTCGGTGTATTCATCGACCTTGGTGGTGTGGATGGCCTACTTCACATTACGGACATTTCTTGGGGACGTATCAATCATCCAGAAGAAGTGCTTAATCTTGACGACAAAGTTCAGATTGTGGTACTTGACTTTGACGATGACAAGAAACGTATCTCCTTGGGTATGAAGCAGCTTACTGCTCATCCTTGGGATTCTCTTTCTGCTGAGCTTGAAGTGGGCTCTAAAGTGAAAGGCAAAATCGTAAACGTGGCTGACTACGGTGCATTCCTTGAGCTTGCTCCTGGTGTGGAAGGACTTATCCACGTATCTGAAATGTCTTGGTCTCAGCACTTGAGAAACCCTGCTGACTTTGTGAAAGTAGGAGACGAAATCGAAGCTGTAGTACTTACCTTGGACAAAGAAGATCGTAAGATGTCTCTTGGTATCAAACAACTTACTGAAGATCCATGGACCAAGCAGGACATGGTAACGAAGTATGCTGTTGGTACGAAGCACAAAGGTGTCGTTAGAAATTTGACCAACTTCGGCCTGTTCCTAGAACTGGAAGAAGGTATCGATGGGCTAGTGCACGTATCTGATCTTTCTTGGACCAAGAAAATCAAGCACCCGTCTGAGTACGTGAAAGTAAATGACGAGCTTGAAGTGATTGTTCTTGAACTTGACGTGGACAACAGGAGATTGGCTCTAGGCCATAAGCAACTTGAAGAGAATCCTTGGGATACTTTTGAAGGTGTGTTCCCTGTGGGATCTACCCATAAGTGTACTGTAGTGTCTAAAAACGACAAAGGTGCTGTCCTTGAACTTCCTTACGGACTTGAAGGATTCGCGACCATCAAGAATCTTGACAAAGAAGACGGTTCACAAGTAGAAGTAGGTGACGCGGTTGATTTCGTGGTGACTGAATTCTCTAAAGATGACAAGCGAATTGTACTTTCTCACACGGCTACCTTCAGAGAGGATGCGATGCCTTCTAAGCAACCAGCTAAGAAGACTACTTCCGCTCCTAAGAAGAAGCCTACTGGTGGAGATGCACAAGAAAAATCTACCTTAGGTGATTTGGATGCACTTTCTGCATTGAAGGAGAAAATGGAAGGTGGAGACAAGAAATAATGCTTAGTCCCTCCACTTAATGGAAATAAAAAAAGCATCCGCCGTGGCGGATGCTTTTTTTTTATTCGTTTGGAATTTTCAGGTCAAGATCGAACTGCTTGTTTAGCTTTTTGATAAAGTAGGCAGAAAGCAACGGGGATTCTTTTTCGATGTTTTGATGGACAAAAAAGTAGAGTTTTTTAAGGCCTAGTTTTCTCCACTCGATGATTCGTTCCAGCCAATCATCGAGTCTGGAGTAATCACTATCGGCATTGGCCCCAACATATCGGATAAATGCGGCATCACTGGTCAGCCGCATATGGAGCATGTCTCTCCTTCCAGCTGTGTCCACGATAATGTTGGTACGGTCGTTTTCTACGAGTAGCTTACAGTAGTTGTCCAGTATCTCTTCGTCGGCAAACCACTCTTCATTGCGTAGCTCAAGAGCGAGAGGGATTTCTGGGGGAAAGGCTTCCATAAACTTCTCCACACGGTCAAAATCCTTCGGTTTGAAGTTGTTGTGCATCTGAAGAAAGGCCATGCCCAGGCGATCTTCAAAATTGGCAATGGCATCGCCAAAAGCCATTACAGGTTCTTGTACGTTGATCAGGCGTTTAAAATGGCTGACTGTATTGGGGATTTTCGGAAAGAATTTAAACCCTTCAGGAGTTTTGTTCGCCCAGGTTTTCACTTGTTCTATGCTAGGAGAGCTGTAGAAGGTCGCATTAAGCTCGATGGAGTTAAACTGTGTCGAGTAATACGTGAGTTCGTCTTTGGTTCCTCTTGGATAAAACCCTTTTAGATCTGCCCGGTTCCATTTTGCGCAGCCTACATATACTTCAAATGGATCGTCGGATTTATGTTTTTGAAGGATTCTACTGGTTTCGGGATGATCGGGTGGTAAGGTGAAATCAATCGACGAAGGATCTTCTACACTTCCAAACTTCATGGCTTCATTTTTATAGTTAGATAAAGATATAAGTTAGTTATTAATGCGAAATTTTAAAACGGAAGTCCCCTTAAAAAGTTTAGCTGGAGGATGGTGAAGTACGGGGTACTAAGCACGATGAACAAAGAGGTATTTGGTAGCTGGCTTTGGAAACAGGTTTTTGAAAAGCCATTATTGATGGGCACCGCTAGAAATTTTCCGCTTGATGTGGTAAGAATCAAGCCTTTTTTTTGAGGGAATTAATTTTGACATGGTCTCGTTGAGGGGCATTACAGGCCGTTAAAACGATGGTTTTTCTCCATCCGCAGGAATGGGCTTTAGCGGGAATTTGTGGAGAATAGGAGGGGAAATGCAGCTAAAACTGAAAACGTTGGATGGACAATTTACCACGGGCTTCATCCATGGCTATGAACATGTCGCTCCTCTGGGGCTAGCTTTCGAGTGTAAACGTTCAATGCAGGCCCAACATGCGCTTGGTGTCTTTGCGACTTTGCGGCATTTTTATGTATCGACGGTTTGTCCATTAAGAAAACTGGCAGCCCCCAACTTTTCGGCTTGATCCCCGAAATCCACCAAAATAGGTACAGCTTCACCGTAAAATAAAACAAAAAAAGCATCCGCCTCGCGGATGCTTTTTGATGGAGGTCGAGAGCGGATTCGAACCGCTGTACAAGGTTTTGCAGACCTCTGCCTAGCCACTCGGCCACTCGACCATCTAAATCGAGAGGCAAATGTATGCAAAAACTCTTTTTATGCAAAATTAACTGCTTAAATTTTCGGTAAAAAAATCCGTCATAAATTCAGGAAATGATAATCAATAATGGCGGTTCACGGCAAATTCATTGCCTAAAAGGCTCCGTTTTTATGATTATTATTGGTTTGAGGTTATTTATAAAGGTTCTAAATAGGATTTGACCTAGCTATTTGCTTGTTAAATGGTTGATATTAAGGTTATTAATTGATTTGTTTACATCCTGTATAAATTAGGCGTCCTGCATTATACGGGTTTGAAAAATAGAAGCTGGGTAGTACATTTGTGGGGAGTTTTAAAAACCGTGAAATAAACTGATTAAAGAGTCATAAATATGTCAATCAAACGCTCGTTATTAAGTGTTCCCTTCAGATTTTGCAACATGGCGTTGATTTTTTCCTTTTTGTTATTAGGAATTAATGCTTTTGCTGCTGACCCTGAAGTTTCTGATAGTGAAGAAGCCATTAAGGCTGGTGAGTCACTATTTAACGCCAACTGTAAGACCTGTCACAAGCTAGATCAGAAATTTACCGGCCCAGCGCTACGAGGGGTTAGTGACCGAAGAGACATAGCCTGGATTCAGGAGTTTGTAAAGAATTCTCAAAAAGTGATCCAAAGTGGTGATGCCGCGGCGACGAAGCTTTTTGCTGAGTTTAATAACACGGTGATGCCAGCTCACCCATTCTTGAGTGATGAGGATGTGATGAGTTTGCTTTCCTACATTGAGTATGGAGGTCAGGAAGAAGCTGCTCCAGCTGAAGGTGGAGCGGATGGTGCTGCTGCCGGCGCAGCCAGTAGTGGAGTGCCTAGCGAATACCTCACCATTATTTTAGCGGTTTTGGTAGTGGTGCTGTTGTTGATCCTGATCGTATTGGGATTGATCGTTTCGGTATTGACCAAATATTTGAACAAGCAACCTTTAGAAGAGGAAGATAAGGAGTTCATCAACCAAAAGACGGATTTTAAGAAGGTACTTAAGAGTGATGCCTTTATCATTATCGTCACGGCTATTGTGGTTGCTTTGGTAGCCAAAACGGCAATTGATGGATTATATTCAGTAGGTGTACAGCAGGGCTATCAGCCTACTCAGCCAATTGCTTTTTCCCACAAATTGCACGCAGGTGATAAGGAGATCCCTTGTCAATACTGTCACACAGGAGTGGAGATCGGCAGATCTGCCAACATCCCTTCTCCAAACATCTGTATGAACTGCCATATGCACGTACAAAACGTAGCAGGCAAGGAAGGGGTTTCTCCTGAGATTCAGAAAATTTACGACGCAGTAGATAATAATCAGCCTATAGAGTGGGTAAGGGTACATAACCTACCTGATCTGGCATACTTTAACCACTCTCAGCACGTGAAAGTGGGCGGTATTGAATGTCAGACTTGTCACGGTCCTATTGAGGAGATGGAAGTAGTGCGCCAGCACAGTGCCCTGACCATGGGGTGGTGTATTGACTGTCACAGAAAGACAGACATCAAGACTGCTGGTAATGAGTACTATGACAAGTTGGTACAGCTGCACGCAGAATCCAAGGATGCGCTGAAAGTAAAAGACATCGGCGGTCTGGAGTGTGCTAAGTGCCACTATTAATTAAAAAATCTTTTAAGAACATTCTTTTCTTTAATATAAAATGAAAGAAAATAAAAAGAAATACTGGAAGGGATTAGAACAGTTGACAAACGATCCGGAATTTGTGAAGAATGCAGATAAGGAGTTTCCTGAGTACCTTCCAATCGGCGGACAACAAGAAGGGGGCGCATCCAGAAGAGATTTCCTTAAGATGATGGGTTTCAGTTTAGCAGCAGCTTCATTGGCTGCTTGTGAGGCTCCTGTCAGAAAGGCCATTCCATATGTGAACAAGCCTGTGGATGTCAATCCATCAATTCCAAACTACTACGCATCTACTTTCTTTGGAGGTGGGGAATATGCATCAGTAGTAGTGAAAACCAGAGAAGGTAGGCCTATTAAAGTAGATGGGAACAAACTTTCTCCAGTAACTAAAGGTGGTACCAGCTCTATCGTAGAGGCCTCAGTACTGTCACTGTATGACAAAGAAAGATTAACAAGCCCTTATAAGAATGGTGAAAAATCCGATTGGGCTACTATTGATAAAGAAGTAGCGGCCAAGCTTAAGGCGGCAGGAAACGTAAAAGTGGTGACCAATACCATTATGTCTCCTTCTTCCGAAAAAGCATTGAATGCCCTTACTGATGCCATTGGTGGTGCTGAAATCATTACTTATGACTCGTCATCAGCTTACGGGATCGTAAAGGCTAACCAAACCTATTATGGTACTTCTGTATTGCCCAATTATAGCTTCGACAAAGCCGATGTGATCGTCAGCTTCGGGGCTGATTTCTTGGGGACTTGGATTGCTCCCATCGAGTATTCCAAACAATATGCCCAAGGAAGAAAGATAAGCAAGGAGCATCCAGAGATGTCCCGTCACTACCAATTTGAATCCAACCTGTCACTTGCCGGAGCCAATGCTGACTACAGAACGCCCATCAGGGCCTCTCAGAGTGGCTTGGCCGTATTGGCATTGTATAATTTGCTTGCCAAAAAAGCCGGAGCTCCAGCCGTAAAAGCAGCAAGTGTCGAAATCGCACATCTGTCGAAAGCGGCAAATGAACTCTGGGCAAACAGGGGGAAATCTTTGGTAGTTTCAGGATCAAATGATCCTAATGTACAAGTAGTGATCAATGCGATCAACGATCTACTTGGCAATAACAACAATACTATTAGCTACACCAAGTCGGTAAACTTCAAGCAAGGTAATGATGCGGCGATTGCCCAATTTACCAAAGACTTGTCGGCAGGTAGAGTGGGTGGTGTGCTGTTCTATAACTGTAACCCTGTGTATGATACTCCACAAGGAGAAGCATTGGGGCAGGCCATCGCGAAGGCCAAAGTATCCGTGGCCACCAACGGTACCATGGATGAAACGGCTTCATTGGTACAGTATATAGCACCAGATCATCATTATTTGGAGTCTTGGAATGACTTTAACCCTAAAGCGGGTGAGTATAGCTTGTCCCAACCAGCGATTTCTCCGCTATTCGATACACGCCAAGCTCAGGAATCATTCCTTACTTGGGCCGGTGTGGCGACCAATTACTATGATTTCCTTCAAGACAATTGGAAGGAGCTTTTTGCCGGACAGTCTGAGGTCAGTACTTTTCCGGAATTTTGGGACAGGGCCTTGTATAATGGTTTCTATTCAACACCGTTAGCCAGCGAGACGGCCGAGCTTACTCCTATAGGAGATGTCAGCAGTGCTGCTGCCGCAATTGCTAAAAACTACGCTGCGTCCAACAGTGGTGCCGAACTCGTGATGTACCAAAAAATTGGTATCGGCGACGGTACCTATGCCAATAACCCTTGGCTGCAGGAAATGTCCGATCCCATCTCTAAAGCTACTTGGGATAACTACCTGACGGTTTCCCAAAAATGGGCGAATGAAAATGGCCTTAAAATGGTAGAAGGAGCTACACAAAAGGCTAAAATCACCGTAAATGGAAAATCACTGATCGTTCCAGTGTTGATCCAGCCTGGTCAAGCAGATGGAACCATCGGTTTGGCTTTGGGATACGGTAGAACAAAAGCCGGTAGAGTGGCCAATGGAGTAGGGGTAAACGCCTACCAACTTCTAGATGTTTCCAAAGGCTTTGTCAATAATGAAATTACTTCCGGCGTAAGCATAGAGCTGACCGGAGATAGCTATAGAATTGCCCAGACACAGACCCACCAGACGTATATGGATCGTGGCAATGTGATTCAGGAAGCCACCTTGCCCGAATACAAGGAAGACGCCTCTGCGGGTAGAGAAATGCCAAAAATCTACAAGGATGGTGAATTTGTAAAACCGTCTAAGATTTCACTGTGGAACGGACATAAATATAGCCAACACCACTGGGGACTTGCGATAGACATGAACTCTTGTGTAGGTTGTGGTGCCTGTACAGTGGCTTGTCAAGTAGAGAATAACGTAGCGGTAGTAGGTAAGGAAGAGGTCTTGAACAGAAGGGAAATGGCTTGGATCCGAATCGACCGTTACTACAGCTCAGATGCGGAAGCGGGTGATTTGGAAGGGCTGGAGAAGGCTTCTGATAACCCAGAGGTGACCTTCCAGCCGATGATGTGCCAGCACTGTAACAATGCTCCTTGTGAGACAGTTTGTCCAGTAGCGGCTACCACGCACAGCTCTGAAGGGCTGAATCAAATGACTTATAACAGATGTATCGGTACACGTTATTGTGCCAATAACTGTCCTTATAAAGTAAGAAGGTTCAACTGGTTTAAATACCATGATAACAAAGATTTTGCGCAGGTCAATGTGGCGCAGAATGATGATCTAGGTAAGATGGTACTGAACCCAGACGTGACTGTACGCGCCAGGGGTGTGATGGAGAAATGCAGCATGTGTGTGCAGCGTATCCAAGCAGGTAAACTTGCTGCCAAGCGTGAAAACCGTAAGGTTAAGGATGGAGATATCAACGTAGCCTGTGCAGTAGCTTGTTCTACGGATGCCTTGGTATTTGGTGATTTAAACGATCCGAACAGCAAGGTTTCTCAGATGCTGAAAATAGAAGAGAATACTACTTCAGCAGTGAAAGAGGTAAATGAGGAAAGAGCCTATCACGTGTTAGAGGAAATCAACGTAAGCCCTAACATTTGGTACTTCACCAAGATTAGAAATAAGGACAAAAACGAAGCGTAAATAATAATTTTATAAGATATGCAGGTTACTTCATCCGTACGCGAGCCGTTAGTTACGGGCGGTAAAACATACAAAGACGTCACCCATGACGTGGCTAGACAAGTGGAAGGCAAGCCAACCATCGGCTGGATGCTTGGTCTGGCAGTATCCATTGGGGTACTGTTATTGGGCAGTATTGCCGTGGGTGCCACGGTCTGGGAAGGTATAGGCATGTGGGGACTGAACAAGACCGTAGGTTGGGCATGGGATATCACCAACTTCGTGTGGTGGGTAGGTATCGGTCACGCCGGTACATTGATTTCGGCGGTATTGTTGCTATTCAGACAGAAGTGGAGAACTTCCATTAACCGGGCTGCAGAAGCGATGACTATTTTTGCCGTGATTTGTGCGGCGATGTTTCCCGTACTGCACATGGGCCGACCTTGGCTTGGAGCGTATTGGGCACTTCCGCTGCCAAACGTTTTTGGATCACTTTGGGTAAACTTTAACTCCCCATTGCTTTGGGACGTGTTTGCGATCTCAACTTATTTTTCGGTGTCACTCGTATTCTGGTACATTGGGTTGATTCCTGATTTTGCCACCATACGTGACAGGGCTACAGGCTTGAGAAAAATAATATACGGAGCATTGAGTTTCGGATGGACGGGAGCTGCAAAAATCTGGATGAGGTATGAAGCTGTTTCGTTGATCCTTGCCGGTTTGGCTACACCATTGGTACTTTCGGTACACACCATTGTATCTTTTGACTTTGCGACATCGGTAATTCCAGGATGGCACACCACGATCTTCCCTCCTTACTTCGTAGCAGGGGCCATTTTCTCAGGTTTTGCCATGGTGCTTACCTTGATGTTGATCACCAGAAAGTTATTTAAACTGGAGGATTACATTACAATGGTGCACATCGAGTTGATGAACATTGTTATTATCATCACTGGATCCATTGTAGGTATCGCCTATATCACGGAATTCTTTATCGCATGGTATTCTGGCGTAGAAGCTGAACAATATGCTTTTATCAACCGTGCTTTTGGACCATACTGGTGGGCATACTGGTCGATGATGACCTGTAACGTGATCTCCCCTCAGCTTTTCTGGTTCAAAAAGATCAGAACATCCATTGTGTTTACCTTTGCGCTTTCGATTGTGGTAAATATCGGGATGTGGTTTGAGCGATTTGTAATTATTGTAACCTCACTTCACAGAGACTTCCTACCGTCTTCTTGGGCGATGTTCTACCCTACTTGGGCCGATGTTGGAGTTTACCTGTTCACATTTGGTTTATTCTTTACACTCTTCTTGTTGTTTGCGAAATTTTTCCCAGTAATCAACATGGCAGAGGTGAAATCTGTACTGAAGTCTTCATCTGAAAAAGTAAATAAATAATGGAAAGAGATACGAATTTTGTCCTCGGTATTTATGATGATGAGGATGTTTTGAAAGAAGCTGTAACCAAAGTGCGAGAGAGTGGAGTGAAAATCCATGAGGTGTTTACCCCATACCCTGTACACGGTCTGGAAGATGTGCTAGGATATAGAAGAAGTAGATTACCTATTGCTGCTTTCTTGTTTGGGTTGTGTGGGACATGTTTGGCTTTGGCCATGCAGCTTTTGATGATGGCAGTGGATTGGCCAATGATCATTGGTGGTAAAGACCATGCGGCCATTCCTGACTTTATTCCGGTTACTTTTGAGCTTACTGTACTGTTGGCTTCTTTTGGAATGGTAGGGGTGTTTATGGTGAGCAGCGATCTTAAGCCTTGGGCCCAGCCTAGAATATTTGATAAAAGAAGTACTGACGACAAGCACGTGATGGCGATCGA
It encodes:
- the rpsA gene encoding 30S ribosomal protein S1, which produces MSNNEDFNWDKFETKGFGEGYTSAERAEMEKLYDETLTEISEKEVIKGTVVGINDKDVIINIGFKSDGLVPRTEFRDLPDLKIGDEVELFIEEQENSLGQLVLSRKKAKMVRAWQDIEDALEFDNVIEGLVKRRTKGGLIVDIYGVEAFLPGSQIDVKPIRDFDVYVGKKMEVKVVKINHANDNVVVSHKVLIEKDLEKQKAEILNNLEKGQVLEGVIKNMTNFGVFIDLGGVDGLLHITDISWGRINHPEEVLNLDDKVQIVVLDFDDDKKRISLGMKQLTAHPWDSLSAELEVGSKVKGKIVNVADYGAFLELAPGVEGLIHVSEMSWSQHLRNPADFVKVGDEIEAVVLTLDKEDRKMSLGIKQLTEDPWTKQDMVTKYAVGTKHKGVVRNLTNFGLFLELEEGIDGLVHVSDLSWTKKIKHPSEYVKVNDELEVIVLELDVDNRRLALGHKQLEENPWDTFEGVFPVGSTHKCTVVSKNDKGAVLELPYGLEGFATIKNLDKEDGSQVEVGDAVDFVVTEFSKDDKRIVLSHTATFREDAMPSKQPAKKTTSAPKKKPTGGDAQEKSTLGDLDALSALKEKMEGGDKK
- a CDS encoding DUF72 domain-containing protein, which encodes MKFGSVEDPSSIDFTLPPDHPETSRILQKHKSDDPFEVYVGCAKWNRADLKGFYPRGTKDELTYYSTQFNSIELNATFYSSPSIEQVKTWANKTPEGFKFFPKIPNTVSHFKRLINVQEPVMAFGDAIANFEDRLGMAFLQMHNNFKPKDFDRVEKFMEAFPPEIPLALELRNEEWFADEEILDNYCKLLVENDRTNIIVDTAGRRDMLHMRLTSDAAFIRYVGANADSDYSRLDDWLERIIEWRKLGLKKLYFFVHQNIEKESPLLSAYFIKKLNKQFDLDLKIPNE
- a CDS encoding c-type cytochrome, with the protein product MSIKRSLLSVPFRFCNMALIFSFLLLGINAFAADPEVSDSEEAIKAGESLFNANCKTCHKLDQKFTGPALRGVSDRRDIAWIQEFVKNSQKVIQSGDAAATKLFAEFNNTVMPAHPFLSDEDVMSLLSYIEYGGQEEAAPAEGGADGAAAGAASSGVPSEYLTIILAVLVVVLLLILIVLGLIVSVLTKYLNKQPLEEEDKEFINQKTDFKKVLKSDAFIIIVTAIVVALVAKTAIDGLYSVGVQQGYQPTQPIAFSHKLHAGDKEIPCQYCHTGVEIGRSANIPSPNICMNCHMHVQNVAGKEGVSPEIQKIYDAVDNNQPIEWVRVHNLPDLAYFNHSQHVKVGGIECQTCHGPIEEMEVVRQHSALTMGWCIDCHRKTDIKTAGNEYYDKLVQLHAESKDALKVKDIGGLECAKCHY
- a CDS encoding TAT-variant-translocated molybdopterin oxidoreductase, translated to MKENKKKYWKGLEQLTNDPEFVKNADKEFPEYLPIGGQQEGGASRRDFLKMMGFSLAAASLAACEAPVRKAIPYVNKPVDVNPSIPNYYASTFFGGGEYASVVVKTREGRPIKVDGNKLSPVTKGGTSSIVEASVLSLYDKERLTSPYKNGEKSDWATIDKEVAAKLKAAGNVKVVTNTIMSPSSEKALNALTDAIGGAEIITYDSSSAYGIVKANQTYYGTSVLPNYSFDKADVIVSFGADFLGTWIAPIEYSKQYAQGRKISKEHPEMSRHYQFESNLSLAGANADYRTPIRASQSGLAVLALYNLLAKKAGAPAVKAASVEIAHLSKAANELWANRGKSLVVSGSNDPNVQVVINAINDLLGNNNNTISYTKSVNFKQGNDAAIAQFTKDLSAGRVGGVLFYNCNPVYDTPQGEALGQAIAKAKVSVATNGTMDETASLVQYIAPDHHYLESWNDFNPKAGEYSLSQPAISPLFDTRQAQESFLTWAGVATNYYDFLQDNWKELFAGQSEVSTFPEFWDRALYNGFYSTPLASETAELTPIGDVSSAAAAIAKNYAASNSGAELVMYQKIGIGDGTYANNPWLQEMSDPISKATWDNYLTVSQKWANENGLKMVEGATQKAKITVNGKSLIVPVLIQPGQADGTIGLALGYGRTKAGRVANGVGVNAYQLLDVSKGFVNNEITSGVSIELTGDSYRIAQTQTHQTYMDRGNVIQEATLPEYKEDASAGREMPKIYKDGEFVKPSKISLWNGHKYSQHHWGLAIDMNSCVGCGACTVACQVENNVAVVGKEEVLNRREMAWIRIDRYYSSDAEAGDLEGLEKASDNPEVTFQPMMCQHCNNAPCETVCPVAATTHSSEGLNQMTYNRCIGTRYCANNCPYKVRRFNWFKYHDNKDFAQVNVAQNDDLGKMVLNPDVTVRARGVMEKCSMCVQRIQAGKLAAKRENRKVKDGDINVACAVACSTDALVFGDLNDPNSKVSQMLKIEENTTSAVKEVNEERAYHVLEEINVSPNIWYFTKIRNKDKNEA
- the nrfD gene encoding NrfD/PsrC family molybdoenzyme membrane anchor subunit, encoding MQVTSSVREPLVTGGKTYKDVTHDVARQVEGKPTIGWMLGLAVSIGVLLLGSIAVGATVWEGIGMWGLNKTVGWAWDITNFVWWVGIGHAGTLISAVLLLFRQKWRTSINRAAEAMTIFAVICAAMFPVLHMGRPWLGAYWALPLPNVFGSLWVNFNSPLLWDVFAISTYFSVSLVFWYIGLIPDFATIRDRATGLRKIIYGALSFGWTGAAKIWMRYEAVSLILAGLATPLVLSVHTIVSFDFATSVIPGWHTTIFPPYFVAGAIFSGFAMVLTLMLITRKLFKLEDYITMVHIELMNIVIIITGSIVGIAYITEFFIAWYSGVEAEQYAFINRAFGPYWWAYWSMMTCNVISPQLFWFKKIRTSIVFTFALSIVVNIGMWFERFVIIVTSLHRDFLPSSWAMFYPTWADVGVYLFTFGLFFTLFLLFAKFFPVINMAEVKSVLKSSSEKVNK
- a CDS encoding DUF3341 domain-containing protein, translated to MERDTNFVLGIYDDEDVLKEAVTKVRESGVKIHEVFTPYPVHGLEDVLGYRRSRLPIAAFLFGLCGTCLALAMQLLMMAVDWPMIIGGKDHAAIPDFIPVTFELTVLLASFGMVGVFMVSSDLKPWAQPRIFDKRSTDDKHVMAIDIAVNSGLEEAKIKELLEASGASEVNNKSFE